A stretch of Imperialibacter roseus DNA encodes these proteins:
- a CDS encoding sulfatase-like hydrolase/transferase, whose amino-acid sequence MSNISKKPFINVDGFLFLAMRKEYCAIFSVGSLAVVLFFQVLMGCSQKKEEPKKPNIVFIFTDDQRADALGAAGNQIIKTPNLDALATSGVRFTNNYCMGSIHGAVCAPSRAMLMSGKSLYHVYDKLDTVTTMPQVLAANGYTTFGTGKWHNGGNSFLASFQQGKNVFLGGMDDHFNTAVRDKVNDSTFTEPIEKGFSTDLFADAMIDFITSQKGTENPFFAYIAFTAPHDPRSPLPQYLEQYAGDTVPLPANFKPWHPFNFGEINEMQVRDEHLAPWPRDPGMIQDQLREYYAMITHADKRIGDIIASIEASGFADNTIIVYAADHGLALGSHGLVGKQSLYEHSMKAPLVFAGPGLPANETRDALVYLYDIFPTLCNLTGVEPPEGVDGKDLSKVIMGKEGGVRTSLFTTYRGTHRAVRDKKWKLIRYPMIDHTQLFDLENDPDELVNLAGEKEHEVKVREMMGLLGSWQRRTDDTLQLTAKTIVPMEYDPTTFERKPDVHQPPFVLEKYFKEYKAQP is encoded by the coding sequence ATGTCAAATATTAGCAAGAAGCCATTTATAAATGTGGATGGTTTTCTATTTTTAGCCATGAGGAAAGAATATTGCGCCATTTTTAGCGTCGGTTCTCTGGCCGTCGTGCTTTTTTTTCAAGTTCTGATGGGGTGCTCACAAAAGAAAGAGGAGCCTAAAAAACCCAACATTGTTTTCATTTTCACCGACGACCAGCGAGCTGATGCACTGGGGGCAGCTGGTAACCAAATTATTAAAACGCCTAATCTGGATGCGCTTGCAACAAGTGGTGTGCGCTTCACTAACAACTACTGCATGGGCTCTATTCATGGGGCCGTTTGCGCCCCGAGCCGAGCCATGCTCATGAGTGGCAAAAGCCTTTACCATGTATACGACAAGCTGGACACGGTCACCACCATGCCGCAGGTATTGGCCGCCAATGGTTACACTACTTTTGGAACCGGCAAATGGCACAATGGTGGCAACAGTTTTCTGGCTTCGTTTCAGCAGGGAAAGAATGTGTTTCTGGGTGGAATGGATGATCATTTCAACACAGCCGTCCGTGACAAAGTGAATGACTCCACTTTTACCGAACCTATCGAAAAAGGCTTCTCCACCGACCTTTTTGCTGATGCTATGATAGACTTCATTACATCGCAAAAGGGTACCGAAAATCCCTTCTTTGCTTACATAGCCTTCACAGCCCCTCACGACCCTAGAAGTCCATTGCCACAATACCTGGAGCAATATGCGGGAGACACCGTTCCGTTACCGGCCAACTTTAAGCCCTGGCATCCTTTCAATTTTGGTGAAATAAATGAAATGCAGGTAAGAGATGAGCACCTGGCACCGTGGCCGAGAGACCCTGGAATGATTCAGGATCAACTCAGGGAATATTACGCTATGATTACCCACGCCGACAAAAGAATAGGCGACATTATCGCTTCGATTGAAGCCAGCGGTTTTGCCGACAACACGATAATAGTCTACGCTGCCGACCATGGGCTTGCCCTGGGAAGCCATGGCCTTGTGGGGAAGCAAAGCCTGTATGAGCACAGCATGAAGGCACCACTGGTATTCGCAGGCCCCGGCTTGCCAGCCAATGAAACAAGAGATGCACTGGTTTACCTCTACGACATTTTCCCTACACTTTGCAACCTTACAGGCGTAGAACCACCTGAGGGTGTGGACGGGAAAGACCTCTCGAAGGTAATTATGGGCAAAGAAGGAGGTGTTCGTACCTCGCTATTCACCACCTACAGGGGCACGCACCGGGCAGTGCGGGACAAGAAATGGAAATTGATACGATACCCTATGATCGACCACACACAACTCTTCGACCTTGAAAACGACCCTGATGAACTAGTCAACCTGGCTGGTGAAAAGGAGCACGAGGTAAAAGTGAGGGAAATGATGGGCTTGTTAGGCAGCTGGCAAAGGAGAACCGACGATACGCTGCAGCTTACAGCCAAAACAATTGTGCCAATGGAGTACGACCCAACTACTTTCGAAAGGAAACCGGACGTGCACCAACCTCCTTTTGTACTTGAAAAGTACTTCAAAGAATACAAAGCGCAACCATGA
- a CDS encoding amidase has protein sequence MKAVFGKVALFTLVAVVFFCLGHYVSLTQEETISCDNIIKAGELIGVPLTRAEADSMLDGIASQRESYLSMRRSPLTNDVVPAMQFNPLPLGFRHQSHYKGLKFGDYSGTLRPAADEELAYMSIGELAELIRTKQISSLELTQFYIDRIKKLDPQLHAIVTLMEDYALEKAANADKEISQGNHKGLLHGIPFGAKDLLSKKGFKTTWGAMPYKDQEFDVDATVVERLENAGAVLVAKTTLGALAMGDIWFGGKTRNPWNTEKGSSGSSAGSASTVSAGLLPFAIGSETLGSIVSPSTVCGVTGLRPTYGRVSRYGAMALSWSMDKLGPLCRNVEDCAIVLAAIGGPDGKDAMVLDFPFYYEPTVDLKALRIGYVKSDFDKEYAFHRQDSVALQVLKELGAQLIPIELPNQPVGDMTIILSAEAAAAFEELTLSGRDDQLVNQLKWAWPNSFRESRLIPAVEYIQANRLRTQLIRDMTDVFEKVDVYLAPSRGGSNLRVTNLSGHPSVVLPNGFSDDGTPTSITFTGRLFDEGTLLAVAKAYQEATGWHKKHPELK, from the coding sequence ATGAAAGCAGTATTTGGTAAGGTCGCTCTATTCACTCTCGTGGCAGTTGTCTTTTTTTGTCTGGGCCATTACGTGTCGCTAACACAGGAGGAAACGATTAGCTGCGACAATATTATCAAAGCAGGTGAACTGATTGGAGTGCCACTTACCCGTGCCGAGGCTGACTCCATGCTTGATGGCATTGCCTCGCAAAGGGAGAGCTATCTTTCCATGCGCAGGAGCCCATTAACTAACGACGTGGTGCCTGCCATGCAGTTCAATCCGCTCCCGTTGGGCTTTCGCCACCAGAGCCATTATAAAGGGTTGAAATTTGGCGATTACAGTGGAACCTTGCGACCTGCCGCTGACGAGGAGCTGGCTTATATGAGTATCGGAGAGTTGGCGGAGCTCATCCGAACCAAACAAATTTCCTCACTTGAGCTTACGCAGTTTTATATAGACAGAATTAAGAAGCTTGATCCACAGCTGCACGCCATCGTGACCCTCATGGAAGACTATGCACTTGAAAAAGCTGCAAATGCTGACAAGGAAATTTCACAGGGTAACCACAAAGGTCTTTTGCATGGGATTCCTTTTGGAGCCAAAGACTTGCTGTCCAAGAAAGGCTTCAAGACGACCTGGGGGGCCATGCCTTACAAAGACCAGGAGTTTGACGTGGATGCGACTGTTGTCGAGCGGCTGGAAAACGCTGGGGCAGTTTTGGTGGCAAAAACCACACTTGGCGCTCTTGCCATGGGCGATATTTGGTTTGGAGGCAAAACACGGAACCCCTGGAATACCGAGAAGGGAAGCAGTGGTTCATCGGCGGGTTCGGCATCCACCGTTTCGGCGGGTTTGCTGCCGTTTGCTATTGGTTCGGAGACGTTGGGATCGATTGTGTCACCATCCACCGTTTGTGGCGTAACCGGACTGAGGCCTACTTATGGCCGGGTAAGTCGCTACGGAGCCATGGCCCTAAGCTGGAGCATGGACAAGCTAGGCCCATTGTGTCGCAATGTGGAAGACTGCGCCATTGTGTTGGCTGCGATTGGCGGACCTGACGGAAAAGACGCTATGGTGTTGGACTTTCCGTTCTACTATGAGCCTACTGTCGATCTGAAGGCACTCAGGATCGGTTATGTAAAAAGTGACTTTGACAAAGAATACGCCTTTCATCGTCAAGACAGCGTAGCGCTGCAGGTCTTGAAGGAACTCGGAGCACAACTTATACCAATTGAATTGCCTAACCAGCCGGTAGGGGATATGACCATTATACTTTCGGCAGAGGCTGCAGCCGCTTTTGAGGAATTGACATTAAGCGGCCGGGACGATCAGTTGGTTAACCAGCTAAAGTGGGCCTGGCCTAACAGCTTCAGGGAATCCCGGCTAATTCCGGCTGTAGAATATATCCAGGCAAACAGGCTTAGGACTCAACTTATTCGAGATATGACCGATGTTTTTGAAAAAGTGGATGTGTACCTGGCTCCTTCCAGAGGAGGCAGCAATCTACGAGTCACCAACCTGAGCGGCCACCCATCCGTAGTGCTGCCCAATGGCTTTTCTGATGACGGCACTCCCACCAGCATTACCTTCACCGGCCGGCTATTTGATGAAGGGACTTTGCTGGCGGTTGCAAAAGCCTACCAGGAGGCTACAGGCTGGCATAAGAAACATCCGGAACTTAAGTGA
- a CDS encoding YceI family protein, giving the protein MKRLFAITALVFLTVAAIAGQPFKAEKGSKITVSGTSTMHDWTMVSEDVKVDASIADGGATIEGLKLSLPVNTLKSHKSGMDDNAYKALKSDKNPQITFNLKTSQAKGSSLVQGAGKLTIAGVTKDISLDGKLEPLADGKYKLTGSYTLDMEVYSVEPPSFMFGTVSTGKEVTITYEIILIK; this is encoded by the coding sequence ATGAAAAGATTATTCGCAATTACCGCCCTTGTATTTCTGACTGTAGCAGCTATAGCCGGACAGCCCTTCAAGGCTGAAAAGGGATCAAAAATTACTGTTTCTGGCACCTCTACCATGCATGACTGGACCATGGTTTCAGAAGATGTTAAGGTGGACGCAAGCATAGCCGACGGAGGGGCGACGATTGAAGGGCTGAAACTAAGTTTGCCAGTTAACACCCTCAAGAGTCATAAAAGTGGGATGGATGACAATGCCTACAAAGCGCTTAAATCAGACAAAAATCCACAGATCACATTTAACCTGAAAACTTCGCAAGCCAAAGGATCATCGCTTGTTCAGGGGGCTGGGAAATTAACTATCGCAGGTGTGACTAAAGACATAAGTCTTGACGGAAAGCTGGAGCCGCTGGCTGATGGCAAATACAAACTCACAGGTTCTTACACACTTGACATGGAAGTATACAGTGTGGAACCACCTTCTTTTATGTTCGGCACTGTTTCAACAGGAAAGGAAGTAACGATTACCTACGAAATTATTCTGATTAAATAA
- a CDS encoding sodium-dependent transporter translates to MARDNWGSKFGFVMAAAGSAVGLGNIWRFPYLTGENGGGAFVFVYFICILLVGAPLLFNEMGLGRFSRKNPVGAFKDTGGSKFWVFGGGILSLCVSFFVLSYYGVIAGWTIGYMYTALFDIPLDFDVFRANPVAILPLFGIFMAASTLIVLGGISGGIEKAAKIMMPVLFILLIVVIIRSVTLPGAMAGIEYYLVPDFSKIGAGTILAALGQAFFSMSIGWGMMITYGSYLPKDSNIVSSGLWVGIMDTGVALLGGLMIFPAVFAFGMQPDQGPTLVFKILPVIFESLPAGGNIIGAFFFLLLCLAALTSSIAMIEVPASFFIDNKNWSRKKAAWVVGIAATVVGLPSALSSGGADIFTNVSITVFGNTYGGVMDIMDFFFGTFFIVIVALMTCLYTGWVMDVTKISDEIAEGAPFFKKELVVGITPAAIWRFFIRFVCPAVIGLVLINMMGIF, encoded by the coding sequence ATGGCTAGAGATAACTGGGGAAGTAAGTTTGGTTTTGTAATGGCCGCTGCAGGCTCTGCTGTGGGCTTAGGTAACATTTGGAGATTCCCTTACCTGACAGGAGAGAACGGTGGCGGTGCTTTTGTATTTGTCTACTTTATCTGCATCCTTCTGGTAGGAGCTCCCTTGCTTTTTAATGAAATGGGGCTTGGTCGTTTTTCCAGGAAGAACCCTGTGGGCGCATTTAAGGATACTGGAGGAAGTAAGTTTTGGGTATTTGGCGGGGGTATATTATCGCTTTGTGTGAGCTTCTTTGTGCTCTCTTATTACGGCGTTATTGCGGGCTGGACAATCGGATATATGTATACCGCCCTGTTCGACATACCTCTGGATTTTGATGTTTTCCGGGCTAATCCGGTCGCAATTTTACCACTCTTCGGCATTTTCATGGCGGCTTCTACACTTATCGTTTTGGGGGGCATAAGTGGAGGCATCGAAAAGGCAGCCAAGATCATGATGCCTGTGCTGTTTATTTTATTGATTGTTGTAATTATCAGGAGTGTAACCCTTCCTGGGGCCATGGCTGGAATTGAGTACTACCTTGTTCCGGACTTTAGCAAAATCGGAGCAGGAACTATTCTAGCCGCTCTCGGTCAGGCCTTTTTCTCTATGAGTATCGGCTGGGGAATGATGATCACCTATGGCTCTTACCTGCCAAAGGACAGTAACATCGTAAGCTCAGGTCTTTGGGTAGGTATTATGGATACCGGTGTGGCATTGCTGGGTGGATTAATGATTTTCCCTGCCGTGTTTGCCTTTGGCATGCAGCCAGACCAGGGTCCTACTTTGGTTTTTAAGATATTACCAGTCATTTTCGAATCGTTACCTGCAGGTGGCAATATCATAGGGGCTTTTTTCTTTCTTCTGCTTTGCCTGGCTGCTCTTACTTCTTCCATAGCAATGATTGAAGTGCCGGCTTCCTTTTTCATCGACAACAAAAACTGGAGCCGAAAAAAGGCTGCCTGGGTGGTGGGGATTGCCGCCACAGTCGTGGGACTGCCATCTGCACTCTCCAGCGGCGGGGCCGACATATTTACCAATGTTTCTATCACAGTATTTGGCAACACCTATGGGGGTGTAATGGACATCATGGACTTCTTCTTCGGCACGTTCTTCATTGTGATCGTGGCGCTGATGACCTGTCTTTACACTGGTTGGGTCATGGATGTCACCAAAATATCAGATGAAATAGCTGAGGGAGCTCCATTTTTCAAGAAAGAGCTTGTGGTGGGCATCACTCCGGCAGCCATTTGGCGATTCTTCATTCGCTTTGTGTGCCCGGCAGTTATCGGACTGGTGCTGATTAATATGATGGGGATATTCTAA
- a CDS encoding flotillin family protein, translating into MSVFALPVVAIVALFIFIILITFFSRYKRCPSDRVMVVYGKVGGGTDGHSSSKCIHGGAAFVWPVFQDYAFLDLTPNSIEVNLTNALSKQNIRVDVPSRFTVGISTETGVMENAAERLLGLTKDHIHDLAKDIIFGQLRLVVAMMDIEEINSNRDKFLANVASNVEAELKKIGLKLINVNVTDIKDESGYIEALGKEAAAKAINDARKSVAEKTRDGSIGEAMAHQDQRVQVADANALAKIGEANAAQKERIQIANADSSAKVGESEALAKANIGEAEAQKTERIQTSEANARAVEGENKAKIDIANSEADRREKEAEALRKAMAAEKVKQAKALEESYAAEQAAENARAQRDKASQTANIVVPAEIDKLKVEIAAEAEAEMIRRRAKGEADSIIMKREAEARGIYEVLTKQAEGLKQIVNAAGNSSKDAAMLIIAEKLPELVRLQSEAIKNIQIEKITVWDSGTGKDGKTSTANFLSGMYQSVPPLKEIFEMAGLELPAYLGETAKKVAATEVKETTSEKKDEKPAETKPSQPAKGKDDPKKGLGPAPKK; encoded by the coding sequence ATGAGCGTATTCGCATTACCCGTAGTGGCCATTGTGGCCCTCTTTATTTTTATCATCCTTATCACATTTTTTAGTCGCTACAAGCGCTGCCCCTCCGACAGGGTAATGGTTGTCTACGGAAAAGTGGGCGGCGGTACCGACGGCCATAGCTCCTCCAAGTGTATCCACGGTGGCGCTGCGTTTGTGTGGCCTGTGTTTCAGGACTACGCCTTTCTCGACCTCACCCCTAATTCGATAGAGGTGAACCTTACCAATGCTCTCAGCAAGCAGAACATCCGGGTTGACGTGCCTTCCCGCTTTACTGTGGGTATCTCTACAGAAACCGGCGTGATGGAAAATGCAGCTGAAAGGCTGCTCGGGTTAACCAAAGACCATATTCATGACCTTGCCAAAGACATCATTTTTGGTCAGCTGAGGCTTGTAGTGGCCATGATGGACATTGAAGAGATCAATAGCAACCGTGACAAGTTCCTGGCGAACGTGGCCAGCAATGTGGAAGCAGAACTAAAGAAAATTGGCCTTAAGCTTATCAACGTAAACGTAACCGATATCAAGGATGAGTCGGGCTACATAGAGGCGCTTGGAAAAGAAGCAGCTGCCAAGGCTATTAACGACGCCCGCAAGAGCGTGGCTGAAAAAACCAGAGACGGATCTATCGGTGAGGCAATGGCGCACCAGGATCAGCGGGTGCAGGTGGCCGATGCCAACGCCCTTGCAAAAATTGGTGAGGCCAATGCAGCACAGAAAGAACGGATCCAAATTGCCAATGCCGACTCCAGCGCTAAAGTGGGCGAGTCGGAAGCTTTGGCAAAAGCCAATATTGGCGAAGCCGAAGCGCAAAAGACCGAAAGAATCCAGACTTCGGAAGCCAATGCAAGGGCAGTTGAAGGAGAAAACAAGGCCAAAATCGACATAGCCAACTCTGAAGCCGATAGAAGAGAAAAAGAAGCTGAGGCGCTCAGAAAAGCCATGGCGGCTGAAAAGGTGAAGCAAGCCAAAGCGCTGGAGGAGTCGTATGCAGCCGAGCAAGCAGCGGAAAATGCTAGAGCCCAACGAGACAAAGCCAGCCAAACGGCCAATATTGTGGTGCCAGCAGAAATCGACAAGCTCAAAGTAGAGATTGCCGCCGAGGCTGAAGCCGAAATGATCAGACGACGTGCCAAAGGTGAGGCCGATTCGATCATAATGAAGAGAGAAGCAGAAGCCAGGGGTATTTATGAGGTGCTGACCAAGCAGGCCGAAGGTTTGAAGCAAATAGTGAATGCTGCCGGCAACAGCTCGAAAGATGCAGCGATGCTTATTATTGCTGAAAAGCTACCGGAGCTGGTAAGGCTGCAGTCGGAGGCCATCAAGAATATCCAAATCGAGAAAATCACCGTTTGGGATTCGGGCACTGGCAAAGACGGCAAAACGTCGACAGCCAACTTCCTTTCTGGCATGTACCAGTCTGTGCCTCCACTGAAAGAAATCTTTGAGATGGCCGGCCTTGAGCTGCCAGCCTATTTGGGCGAAACTGCCAAAAAAGTAGCCGCAACGGAAGTAAAGGAAACGACCTCAGAGAAGAAGGACGAAAAACCTGCTGAAACAAAGCCGTCGCAACCAGCAAAGGGGAAAGATGATCCGAAGAAAGGATTAGGCCCTGCGCCTAAGAAGTAG
- a CDS encoding 4Fe-4S binding protein: MRAIQLTGLALFILGFGLFLASFFMADYKIARSDFDKIVGHEGKVEGILTFTPEIVDTEYSTNFGFVGTIQKGINTFNRQQMMLFALKESEINLLISELGPPPYTFSLEMLNYIYPKINTSTIFKRRKMEEYGSWLAGRKYDSREALKKDLMSVANTINDYGIISEVGIDRYKARDIRYEATKLASHGPIKSSPGLFLALCYLLPIIGAMMYLLPKAKLDGPAGIKNSGIFHSVLKNKGWLGIMLGSFLIVFYIILYFFPEYMTEWIIMVDPVSQLLKNSDASRFFLYGFIYTLCILVMGVRMFIKYRHSKYQIMRTISVMFFQTAFAFLIPEILLRLNQPYFDFKNIWPLDYDFFFDNELNQLISSGSLGIFMLGWGIALIIIAVPVFVYFFGKRWYCSWVCGCGGLAETLGDPFRQLSDKSLKAWKIERWMIHAVLAFSVVMTGGVLYTYWSGNSWLGVIDSYTLREVYGVYIGAGFAGVVGTGFYPLMGNRVWCRFGCPLAAYLGIVQRFKSRFRITTNGGQCISCGNCSTYCEMGIDVRWYAQRGQNIVRSSCVGCGVCSSVCPRGVLNLENRDEEGRFGQPILIGNDSIKVEA, encoded by the coding sequence ATGAGAGCAATACAACTAACCGGGCTGGCACTTTTTATACTTGGCTTTGGCCTTTTTCTGGCCAGCTTCTTCATGGCCGACTACAAAATTGCAAGGAGTGACTTTGACAAAATTGTTGGTCACGAAGGGAAAGTTGAAGGTATCCTCACTTTCACGCCCGAGATAGTCGACACAGAATACAGCACAAATTTTGGGTTTGTCGGCACCATCCAAAAAGGCATCAACACCTTCAACAGACAGCAAATGATGCTGTTTGCTCTCAAGGAATCGGAGATAAATCTATTAATTAGTGAGCTGGGCCCTCCTCCCTACACTTTCTCCCTTGAAATGCTGAACTACATCTACCCGAAGATCAACACCAGCACTATATTCAAGAGACGAAAAATGGAGGAGTACGGCAGCTGGCTGGCAGGGAGAAAATATGACTCCAGAGAAGCGCTGAAGAAAGATCTGATGTCAGTGGCCAACACGATCAACGATTATGGCATCATCAGCGAGGTAGGTATCGACCGTTACAAAGCCAGAGACATCCGATATGAAGCGACCAAACTGGCTTCCCACGGGCCAATCAAGTCAAGTCCGGGCCTCTTTCTTGCTCTATGCTACCTGCTTCCCATCATCGGAGCTATGATGTACTTGCTACCCAAAGCCAAACTTGACGGCCCGGCTGGCATTAAGAACAGTGGCATTTTCCATAGCGTTTTGAAAAACAAAGGCTGGCTTGGCATCATGCTTGGCAGCTTTCTTATTGTCTTCTATATCATTTTGTATTTCTTCCCCGAGTACATGACCGAATGGATCATCATGGTTGATCCTGTGAGTCAGCTACTGAAGAACAGTGATGCCAGCCGTTTTTTCCTTTATGGCTTCATTTACACGCTTTGCATCCTTGTAATGGGGGTGCGAATGTTCATTAAATACCGCCATAGCAAATATCAGATCATGAGGACGATTTCCGTGATGTTCTTTCAAACGGCTTTCGCTTTCCTTATTCCAGAAATACTCCTCAGGCTTAACCAACCCTATTTCGACTTTAAAAATATCTGGCCGCTCGACTACGACTTCTTCTTCGACAATGAGCTCAACCAGCTTATTTCTTCAGGCAGTCTGGGCATCTTTATGCTGGGCTGGGGCATTGCATTGATCATCATTGCTGTGCCAGTTTTTGTTTACTTCTTTGGCAAAAGATGGTACTGTTCCTGGGTGTGTGGCTGTGGAGGGTTGGCAGAAACGCTGGGCGACCCCTTCCGTCAGCTTTCCGATAAGTCGCTGAAGGCCTGGAAAATTGAGCGGTGGATGATCCATGCAGTGCTGGCCTTTTCTGTTGTGATGACAGGCGGCGTGCTGTACACCTATTGGTCGGGCAACTCCTGGCTGGGTGTGATCGACAGCTATACACTCAGAGAAGTGTATGGTGTTTATATCGGCGCAGGCTTCGCTGGCGTAGTGGGCACTGGCTTTTATCCTTTGATGGGTAATAGGGTCTGGTGCCGGTTCGGCTGTCCGTTGGCAGCTTACCTGGGCATTGTGCAGCGCTTCAAAAGCCGCTTCCGCATTACTACCAACGGTGGTCAGTGCATTAGCTGTGGAAACTGTTCCACCTATTGCGAAATGGGCATCGATGTACGTTGGTATGCTCAGCGGGGACAGAACATTGTGCGCTCCTCGTGTGTTGGCTGCGGTGTTTGCTCCTCAGTTTGCCCACGTGGCGTACTCAACCTTGAGAACAGAGATGAAGAAGGCAGGTTTGGCCAGCCTATATTGATTGGCAACGACAGCATCAAAGTGGAAGCATAA
- a CDS encoding NAD(P)/FAD-dependent oxidoreductase, which yields MAHIVIIGNGIAGITCARHVRKQGNVQITVISGETEHFFSRTALMYIYMGHMKYEHTKPYEDWFWGKNKIDLVFDFVTGIEAKAKSIRLKSGKNINYDKLVLATGSQPNKFGWPGQDLPGVQGLYSYQDLEILESNSKNCKRAVIVGGGLIGIELAEMLASRKISVTFLVREKSFWDLVLPAEESAMINRHIVEHHIDLRLNTELREIKAGPDGKASAVVTSTGEEIPCQVVGLTAGVHANVGLAKSFGVETNRGILVDDLLQTNLPDVYAIGDCAELRNPLPHRKAIEQVWYTGRMMGETLALTLTGTPTRYVPGIWFNSAKFLDIEYQTYGSVPAIASEGVDSFWWEHPDGKKGIRINFDQAAGTVLGMNAMGIRQRHQVWDSWIRQKTKVDRVINELEKANFDPEFFDTCEQEIKAAFSTQFPYFEIEKKRKKKLFGIF from the coding sequence ATGGCACACATCGTCATCATCGGAAACGGCATAGCTGGCATCACTTGCGCCAGGCATGTAAGAAAGCAGGGGAATGTTCAGATCACTGTCATCTCAGGTGAAACCGAGCATTTTTTCAGCAGAACAGCCCTCATGTATATCTACATGGGGCATATGAAATATGAACATACCAAGCCCTATGAAGATTGGTTTTGGGGAAAGAACAAGATTGACCTGGTGTTTGATTTTGTTACTGGTATAGAGGCAAAGGCTAAATCGATACGACTTAAATCCGGCAAAAACATTAACTATGATAAGCTGGTGCTCGCCACCGGCTCACAACCCAACAAGTTTGGCTGGCCCGGCCAGGATCTCCCCGGGGTGCAGGGGCTCTACTCCTATCAGGATTTGGAGATACTGGAGAGCAACAGCAAGAACTGCAAAAGAGCAGTCATTGTGGGAGGTGGCTTAATTGGTATTGAACTGGCGGAAATGCTGGCGTCGAGAAAGATTTCTGTGACCTTTCTGGTACGGGAAAAAAGCTTTTGGGATTTGGTTTTGCCAGCGGAAGAGTCTGCCATGATCAACAGGCACATTGTTGAACATCATATTGACCTCCGGCTGAACACTGAGTTGAGGGAAATAAAAGCCGGGCCTGATGGAAAGGCTTCTGCGGTCGTTACCAGTACTGGTGAGGAAATACCTTGCCAGGTAGTAGGATTGACTGCCGGAGTGCACGCCAATGTTGGCTTGGCTAAGTCTTTCGGTGTCGAAACCAACCGGGGCATTCTGGTCGATGACCTTTTGCAGACCAATTTGCCCGATGTTTATGCCATTGGCGACTGTGCCGAACTGCGAAACCCACTACCTCACAGGAAAGCCATAGAGCAGGTGTGGTACACCGGCCGCATGATGGGCGAAACGCTGGCTTTGACGCTAACTGGTACGCCAACCAGGTATGTGCCCGGGATTTGGTTCAATTCTGCCAAGTTCCTTGACATCGAGTATCAGACCTATGGTTCAGTGCCCGCCATTGCTTCTGAAGGAGTGGATTCGTTCTGGTGGGAGCATCCTGACGGAAAAAAGGGCATCAGAATTAATTTTGATCAAGCTGCCGGCACCGTGCTCGGCATGAATGCCATGGGCATCCGGCAGCGACACCAAGTTTGGGACAGCTGGATCAGGCAGAAAACAAAAGTGGATAGGGTGATAAACGAACTGGAGAAGGCCAATTTTGATCCGGAGTTTTTTGATACCTGCGAGCAGGAGATCAAAGCGGCATTTTCGACGCAGTTCCCTTATTTCGAAATCGAAAAGAAAAGAAAGAAAAAGCTGTTTGGTATTTTCTAA